From Streptomyces sp. CMB-StM0423, a single genomic window includes:
- a CDS encoding alpha/beta fold hydrolase: MPNTPTFVLVHGAFANSFSFAPLQAELALRGHRSLAIDLPGHGFAATFPAAYQAPQDLGALATTPGGIKGVTLAENAAHLIGVLERAKRHGPAIVVAHSRGGITATAAGNARPDLIDRLVYVSAWCPVDLDVNDYYAEPEMAGVDAAGLARALAGDPAALGLIRTNFRTADPEALAAFRQAFAADLTDDEFRTFLNTFQPDENLDAGSSADRAQAATWGRIPRSYVRLADDVSMPPAMQDRLIREADALTPGNPFDVHTVPGGHLRWLVHPEPAADVLSGLAAG, encoded by the coding sequence ATGCCGAACACGCCGACCTTCGTCCTCGTCCACGGGGCGTTCGCGAACTCCTTCTCCTTCGCGCCGCTCCAGGCGGAACTCGCTCTGCGCGGACACCGCTCCCTCGCGATCGACCTGCCGGGCCACGGATTCGCCGCCACGTTCCCCGCGGCCTATCAGGCCCCGCAGGATCTCGGCGCGCTCGCCACCACTCCCGGCGGCATCAAGGGCGTCACGCTCGCCGAGAACGCGGCCCATCTCATCGGTGTCCTGGAACGGGCGAAGCGGCACGGCCCGGCGATCGTCGTCGCCCACAGCCGAGGCGGCATCACCGCCACCGCCGCCGGCAACGCCCGTCCCGACCTGATCGACCGTCTCGTCTACGTCTCCGCCTGGTGCCCCGTCGACCTCGACGTGAACGACTACTACGCCGAGCCCGAGATGGCCGGAGTCGACGCGGCCGGGCTCGCCCGGGCCCTCGCCGGCGACCCGGCCGCGCTCGGCCTGATCCGTACCAACTTCCGCACCGCGGACCCCGAGGCGCTCGCCGCCTTCCGGCAGGCGTTCGCCGCCGACCTCACCGACGACGAGTTCCGGACCTTCCTCAACACCTTCCAGCCCGACGAGAACCTGGACGCCGGCTCGTCCGCGGACCGCGCGCAGGCGGCCACCTGGGGCCGGATCCCGCGCAGTTACGTGCGGCTGGCGGACGACGTCAGCATGCCGCCCGCCATGCAGGACCGGCTGATCCGCGAAGCGGACGCCCTCACCCCCGGCAACCCGTTCGACGTGCACACCGTGCCGGGTGGCCATCTGCGCTGGCTGGTGCACCCGGAACCGGCCGCCGACGTCCTGTCGGGGCTCGCGGCGGGCTGA